One window of Vibrio atlanticus genomic DNA carries:
- a CDS encoding CopD family protein: MFGVLLVLHVLAATIWTGGHIILSVVILPKVLKHRSPEMLLEFEQGYEKVGMPALVVQVVTGLMLAYHMLPDVNLWFDMSIPLAHGIAAKLTLLSLTVLLALDARFRVIPKLSKDNLVDMALHIVPVTLISILFVVVGVSFRTGWLV; this comes from the coding sequence ATGTTTGGTGTATTATTGGTTTTGCATGTATTGGCTGCCACCATTTGGACGGGAGGGCACATTATTCTCAGCGTCGTTATCCTTCCTAAAGTCTTGAAACACCGTTCTCCAGAAATGTTATTGGAATTCGAGCAAGGGTACGAAAAGGTGGGAATGCCTGCTTTGGTCGTTCAAGTGGTGACTGGGTTGATGCTCGCTTATCACATGTTGCCGGACGTTAACTTATGGTTTGATATGTCGATTCCACTGGCTCATGGCATTGCCGCTAAATTGACGTTGCTGTCTCTGACGGTATTGCTAGCCCTAGACGCACGCTTTCGTGTGATTCCAAAACTATCGAAGGACAACTTGGTTGATATGGCGCTGCACATTGTGCCAGTGACCCTTATTTCAATTTTGTTTGTGGTTGTCGGAGTTTCATTTAGAACGGGTTGGCTAGTTTGA